The proteins below come from a single Malus sylvestris chromosome 3, drMalSylv7.2, whole genome shotgun sequence genomic window:
- the LOC126614734 gene encoding uncharacterized protein LOC126614734 isoform X2, with translation MEESNELHSEENKNSQDNNKKRKLKTPAQLMALEKFYNEHKYPTEEMKSQLAEQLRLSEKQISGWFCHRRLKDKRLSRDETQGNGRQDRSSGVIQDRASGLGQDSCGSTKHGEHRFIDPREVESRRLSGHDFAAADITRNYSSHYTERVGDMENTSSESSSSLQDRFLTQNEDPYDVETSRYLTHTKGMENMGYKPSGFLKVKGEAENAAITAVKRQLGRQYLEDGPLLGVEFDLLPPGAFESPIMDSGHEPSTLGNPVLRSPDISGVKGQLSPSTRYEVYNSRLNSQDSYLQQENPSIMHGFDLQEKKSSKQLRQKSTFLNNTNPFPGKNSPLDIYDKPSGGISAYNSNKKDRMRSKGYYGRKVTSEQTEPRLDEYDKFSNPKTVQRNDYLKSRPSSSIEEKFDGECKAMKDYHNPLRAKMNSTDELVVTKQARVNLPQRDYAPNSFAQIPPRKHQIKGDLTCQS, from the exons ATGGAAG AATCAAATGAACTGCATTCTGAGGAGAATAAAAATTCCCAAGACAAcaataagaaaagaaagctCAAGACACCAGCCCAGCTTATGGCTTTGGAGAAATTTTATAATG AGCATAAATATCCTACGGAGgaaatgaaatcacaacttgCGGAGCAGTTAAGATTGTCAGAAAAGCAGATATCTGGATGGTTTTGCCACAGAAGGTTAAAAGACAAAAGATTGTCGAGAGATGAAACACAAGGTAATGGACGGCAAGATCGTTCAAGTGGTGTTATTCAGGATCGAGCTAGTGGACTTGGGCAGGACTCTTGTGGCAGCACTAAACATGGAGAGCATAGGTTTATTGATCCAAGGGAAGTTGAAAGTCGAAGGCTTTCTGGGCATGATTTCGCAGCTGCAGATATCACCCGCAATTATAGTAGTCACTATACAGAGAGAGTTGGTGACATGGAAAATACATCTTCAGAAAGTAGCTCGTCTTTACAAGATAGGTTCTTGACTCAAAATGAGGATCCGTATGATGTGGAAACTTCTAGATACCTAACACATACCAAGGGCATGGAAAACATGGGATATAAGCCCTCAGGGTTTTTGAAAGTGAAAGGTGAAGCAGAAAATGCTGCTATTACAGCTGTTAAGAGGCAACTCGGGAGGCAGTATCTGGAGGATGGTCCTCTGTTAGGTGTAGAATTTGATTTGCTTCCTCCTGGTGCATTTGAATCACCGATTATGGATTCAGGCCATG AACCATCCACTCTTGGTAATCCTGTCCTCCGTTCTCCTGATATATCTGGAGTGAAAGGGCAACTAAGTCCAAGCACT AGATATGAAGTATACAACTCCAGGTTGAATTCCCAGGATTCATATTTACAGCAGGAAAATCCTAGCATCATGCATGGGTTTGATCTTCAGGAGAAGAAATCAAGCAAGCAATTGAGACAAAAGTCGACTTTTCTCAACAATACCAATCCTTTCCCTGGAAAAAATTCTCCCTTGGATATTTACGATAAACCTTCTGGAGGGATTTCTGCTTATAATAGCAATAAGAAAGATAGAATGAGATCTAAGGGTTACTACGGTAGGAAAGTTACTAGTGAACAAACAGAGCCTCGCTTAGATGAGTATGATAAATTTAGTAACCCCAAGACTGTCCAAAGGAATGATTACTTGAAGTCAAGGCCTTCAAGTTCTATA GAGGAGAAGTTTGATGGAGAATGTAAGGCCATGAAGGACTATCACAATCCGCTTAGAGCAAAAATGAATTCTACAGATGAATTGGTG GTTACAAAACAAGCCAGAGTTAATCTCCCTCAACGAGACTATGCACCAAATTCATTTGCTCAAATTCCACCTCGTAAACATCAGATTAAAGG CGACCTTACATGTCAGAGCTAA
- the LOC126614734 gene encoding uncharacterized protein LOC126614734 isoform X3, giving the protein MEESNELHSEENKNSQDNNKKRKLKTPAQLMALEKFYNEHKYPTEEMKSQLAEQLRLSEKQISGWFCHRRLKDKRLSRDETQGNGRQDRSSGVIQDRASGLGQDSCGSTKHGEHRFIDPREVESRRLSGHDFAAADITRNYSSHYTERVGDMENTSSESSSSLQDRFLTQNEDPYDVETSRYLTHTKGMENMGYKPSGFLKVKGEAENAAITAVKRQLGRQYLEDGPLLGVEFDLLPPGAFESPIMDSGHEPSTLGNPVLRSPDISGVKGQLSPSTRYEVYNSRLNSQDSYLQQENPSIMHGFDLQEKKSSKQLRQKSTFLNNTNPFPGKNSPLDIYDKPSGGISAYNSNKKDRMRSKGYYGRKVTSEQTEPRLDEYDKFSNPKTVQRNDYLKSRPSSSIEEKFDGECKAMKDYHNPLRAKMNSTDELVNCHGDAI; this is encoded by the exons ATGGAAG AATCAAATGAACTGCATTCTGAGGAGAATAAAAATTCCCAAGACAAcaataagaaaagaaagctCAAGACACCAGCCCAGCTTATGGCTTTGGAGAAATTTTATAATG AGCATAAATATCCTACGGAGgaaatgaaatcacaacttgCGGAGCAGTTAAGATTGTCAGAAAAGCAGATATCTGGATGGTTTTGCCACAGAAGGTTAAAAGACAAAAGATTGTCGAGAGATGAAACACAAGGTAATGGACGGCAAGATCGTTCAAGTGGTGTTATTCAGGATCGAGCTAGTGGACTTGGGCAGGACTCTTGTGGCAGCACTAAACATGGAGAGCATAGGTTTATTGATCCAAGGGAAGTTGAAAGTCGAAGGCTTTCTGGGCATGATTTCGCAGCTGCAGATATCACCCGCAATTATAGTAGTCACTATACAGAGAGAGTTGGTGACATGGAAAATACATCTTCAGAAAGTAGCTCGTCTTTACAAGATAGGTTCTTGACTCAAAATGAGGATCCGTATGATGTGGAAACTTCTAGATACCTAACACATACCAAGGGCATGGAAAACATGGGATATAAGCCCTCAGGGTTTTTGAAAGTGAAAGGTGAAGCAGAAAATGCTGCTATTACAGCTGTTAAGAGGCAACTCGGGAGGCAGTATCTGGAGGATGGTCCTCTGTTAGGTGTAGAATTTGATTTGCTTCCTCCTGGTGCATTTGAATCACCGATTATGGATTCAGGCCATG AACCATCCACTCTTGGTAATCCTGTCCTCCGTTCTCCTGATATATCTGGAGTGAAAGGGCAACTAAGTCCAAGCACT AGATATGAAGTATACAACTCCAGGTTGAATTCCCAGGATTCATATTTACAGCAGGAAAATCCTAGCATCATGCATGGGTTTGATCTTCAGGAGAAGAAATCAAGCAAGCAATTGAGACAAAAGTCGACTTTTCTCAACAATACCAATCCTTTCCCTGGAAAAAATTCTCCCTTGGATATTTACGATAAACCTTCTGGAGGGATTTCTGCTTATAATAGCAATAAGAAAGATAGAATGAGATCTAAGGGTTACTACGGTAGGAAAGTTACTAGTGAACAAACAGAGCCTCGCTTAGATGAGTATGATAAATTTAGTAACCCCAAGACTGTCCAAAGGAATGATTACTTGAAGTCAAGGCCTTCAAGTTCTATA GAGGAGAAGTTTGATGGAGAATGTAAGGCCATGAAGGACTATCACAATCCGCTTAGAGCAAAAATGAATTCTACAGATGAATTGGTG AATTGCCATGGAGATGCCATCTAG
- the LOC126614734 gene encoding uncharacterized protein LOC126614734 isoform X1, whose product MEESNELHSEENKNSQDNNKKRKLKTPAQLMALEKFYNEHKYPTEEMKSQLAEQLRLSEKQISGWFCHRRLKDKRLSRDETQGNGRQDRSSGVIQDRASGLGQDSCGSTKHGEHRFIDPREVESRRLSGHDFAAADITRNYSSHYTERVGDMENTSSESSSSLQDRFLTQNEDPYDVETSRYLTHTKGMENMGYKPSGFLKVKGEAENAAITAVKRQLGRQYLEDGPLLGVEFDLLPPGAFESPIMDSGHEPSTLGNPVLRSPDISGVKGQLSPSTRYEVYNSRLNSQDSYLQQENPSIMHGFDLQEKKSSKQLRQKSTFLNNTNPFPGKNSPLDIYDKPSGGISAYNSNKKDRMRSKGYYGRKVTSEQTEPRLDEYDKFSNPKTVQRNDYLKSRPSSSIEEKFDGECKAMKDYHNPLRAKMNSTDELVVTKQARVNLPQRDYAPNSFAQIPPRKHQIKGIAMEMPSSFSEDETAETNSSVD is encoded by the exons ATGGAAG AATCAAATGAACTGCATTCTGAGGAGAATAAAAATTCCCAAGACAAcaataagaaaagaaagctCAAGACACCAGCCCAGCTTATGGCTTTGGAGAAATTTTATAATG AGCATAAATATCCTACGGAGgaaatgaaatcacaacttgCGGAGCAGTTAAGATTGTCAGAAAAGCAGATATCTGGATGGTTTTGCCACAGAAGGTTAAAAGACAAAAGATTGTCGAGAGATGAAACACAAGGTAATGGACGGCAAGATCGTTCAAGTGGTGTTATTCAGGATCGAGCTAGTGGACTTGGGCAGGACTCTTGTGGCAGCACTAAACATGGAGAGCATAGGTTTATTGATCCAAGGGAAGTTGAAAGTCGAAGGCTTTCTGGGCATGATTTCGCAGCTGCAGATATCACCCGCAATTATAGTAGTCACTATACAGAGAGAGTTGGTGACATGGAAAATACATCTTCAGAAAGTAGCTCGTCTTTACAAGATAGGTTCTTGACTCAAAATGAGGATCCGTATGATGTGGAAACTTCTAGATACCTAACACATACCAAGGGCATGGAAAACATGGGATATAAGCCCTCAGGGTTTTTGAAAGTGAAAGGTGAAGCAGAAAATGCTGCTATTACAGCTGTTAAGAGGCAACTCGGGAGGCAGTATCTGGAGGATGGTCCTCTGTTAGGTGTAGAATTTGATTTGCTTCCTCCTGGTGCATTTGAATCACCGATTATGGATTCAGGCCATG AACCATCCACTCTTGGTAATCCTGTCCTCCGTTCTCCTGATATATCTGGAGTGAAAGGGCAACTAAGTCCAAGCACT AGATATGAAGTATACAACTCCAGGTTGAATTCCCAGGATTCATATTTACAGCAGGAAAATCCTAGCATCATGCATGGGTTTGATCTTCAGGAGAAGAAATCAAGCAAGCAATTGAGACAAAAGTCGACTTTTCTCAACAATACCAATCCTTTCCCTGGAAAAAATTCTCCCTTGGATATTTACGATAAACCTTCTGGAGGGATTTCTGCTTATAATAGCAATAAGAAAGATAGAATGAGATCTAAGGGTTACTACGGTAGGAAAGTTACTAGTGAACAAACAGAGCCTCGCTTAGATGAGTATGATAAATTTAGTAACCCCAAGACTGTCCAAAGGAATGATTACTTGAAGTCAAGGCCTTCAAGTTCTATA GAGGAGAAGTTTGATGGAGAATGTAAGGCCATGAAGGACTATCACAATCCGCTTAGAGCAAAAATGAATTCTACAGATGAATTGGTG GTTACAAAACAAGCCAGAGTTAATCTCCCTCAACGAGACTATGCACCAAATTCATTTGCTCAAATTCCACCTCGTAAACATCAGATTAAAGG AATTGCCATGGAGATGCCATCTAGCTTCAGTGAGGATGAAACTGCAGAAACCAATTCTTCTGTGGATTGA